In Haloarcula salinisoli, a genomic segment contains:
- a CDS encoding glycosyltransferase family 2 protein, which translates to MGNSVQTSEQHQLDSTETAELESQRELSADELLVGADSTQSPALTVIMPTLNEEEGITECIERIKTAVVEMQVSTEIIISDSSTDRTPEIAREMGAIVVEPDVGGYGSAYKYAFERARGDYIAIGDADTTYDFEELPKLIRLATKDDVDMTMGSRLEGDIKPGAMPSLHQYIGNPLLTRFLNTFYDAGVSDAHSGMRVIDREALEELELKTTGMEFASEMIMDAAAKDMTIEERPITYHEREGEATLDSFQDGWRHVRFMLVNAPGYLFTAPATLFVLLGAAVMGLSLGGVQLGPVTFGLQTMVAGSLATLVGYQIGALAIFSSVATNPIREPSDPITNLVRDRLSLEKGAAMGLVVLGLGLVMLSFGFIAWMLDGSGALPSPSVNLLAATITLLGVTTVFSSFFLGTIKRAKRAG; encoded by the coding sequence ATGGGTAACAGTGTGCAAACTAGCGAACAACACCAGTTGGACAGTACGGAAACAGCGGAACTCGAGTCACAGAGAGAGCTTTCAGCGGACGAGCTGCTCGTGGGGGCCGACAGTACCCAGTCGCCGGCCCTCACGGTCATCATGCCGACCCTCAACGAGGAGGAGGGTATCACGGAGTGTATCGAGCGCATCAAGACGGCGGTCGTCGAGATGCAGGTCTCCACCGAGATAATTATCAGCGACAGCTCCACCGACCGGACGCCGGAAATCGCACGTGAGATGGGTGCCATCGTCGTCGAGCCCGACGTCGGTGGGTACGGCAGTGCGTACAAGTACGCCTTCGAACGTGCTCGTGGAGATTACATCGCGATCGGCGACGCAGACACGACGTACGACTTCGAGGAACTCCCGAAGCTCATCAGGTTAGCGACGAAGGACGACGTCGACATGACGATGGGGAGCCGACTCGAGGGTGATATCAAGCCCGGCGCGATGCCGTCGCTCCACCAGTACATCGGGAATCCGCTCCTGACGCGGTTCCTGAACACCTTCTACGATGCCGGTGTCAGCGACGCCCACAGCGGGATGCGCGTCATCGACCGGGAGGCACTGGAGGAACTGGAACTCAAGACGACCGGCATGGAGTTCGCCAGCGAGATGATCATGGACGCGGCGGCAAAGGACATGACCATCGAGGAGCGGCCCATCACCTACCACGAACGGGAAGGGGAAGCGACGCTCGATAGCTTCCAGGACGGGTGGCGCCACGTTCGGTTCATGCTGGTGAACGCGCCAGGGTATCTCTTCACCGCGCCCGCGACCCTGTTCGTGTTGCTCGGGGCTGCCGTCATGGGGCTCTCGCTGGGCGGCGTCCAGCTCGGCCCCGTGACGTTCGGGTTGCAGACGATGGTCGCCGGGAGTCTCGCGACGCTCGTCGGCTACCAGATCGGGGCGCTGGCGATATTCAGTTCCGTCGCGACGAACCCCATCCGGGAGCCGTCGGACCCGATTACGAACCTCGTCCGGGACCGCCTGTCGCTCGAAAAAGGTGCAGCGATGGGACTGGTGGTGCTCGGTCTCGGCCTCGTGATGCTGAGTTTCGGGTTCATCGCCTGGATGCTGGACGGGAGTGGTGCGCTCCCCTCCCCGTCGGTGAATCTGCTCGCTGCGACGATCACGCTACTCGGGGTGACAACTGTCTTCAGTTCGTTCTTCCTC
- a CDS encoding polysaccharide biosynthesis protein — translation MGLVRRGESVLVTGGCGSVGSAVVDYLLQSPISCEVSVFDNDERRVFEQRASFDRAGSSVEFELGDVRDIERLDTAVRNADHIVHAAALKQVPQCERQPYESVKTNVEGTKNVIKLAKRHGVESVLTVSTDKATNPSSVMGASKMLAERVTLTADRRSGPDGPSFGSVRLGNVLGSSGSVVPVFLEQIENGGPVTLTDERMTRFVITKTDAAAFIVDHIGDSPSGVTYIPELDTIRIEDLAEVMTEIYADHAPESGRVNVEKTGRRPGERLHEILVSQDEAHRTVRSNGEYVVHPPASDAGPEVADETREQLMDGLSSNKPTPLGHEEIRQLLQETENIESANTSTTTRLSAVPQHD, via the coding sequence ATGGGGCTAGTACGCAGGGGGGAGTCAGTCCTTGTCACTGGCGGCTGTGGCTCAGTCGGTTCAGCGGTCGTCGATTATCTGTTGCAATCGCCTATTTCCTGTGAGGTATCCGTTTTCGATAACGACGAACGACGGGTGTTCGAACAGCGAGCGTCGTTCGACAGGGCTGGCTCATCGGTCGAGTTCGAACTCGGGGACGTGCGGGACATCGAGCGACTGGACACTGCCGTCCGGAACGCTGACCACATCGTTCACGCGGCAGCTCTCAAACAGGTGCCACAGTGCGAACGGCAACCTTACGAGAGTGTCAAGACCAACGTCGAGGGGACGAAAAACGTCATCAAACTCGCCAAGCGCCATGGCGTCGAATCTGTGCTGACGGTGAGTACGGACAAGGCGACGAATCCATCGTCGGTGATGGGTGCGAGCAAGATGCTCGCGGAACGCGTGACACTCACGGCCGACAGGCGATCCGGCCCCGACGGGCCGTCGTTTGGCTCGGTCAGACTGGGGAACGTGCTCGGGTCGTCAGGGTCCGTCGTGCCGGTCTTTCTCGAGCAGATTGAGAACGGCGGGCCGGTGACGCTGACGGACGAACGGATGACCCGGTTCGTTATCACGAAGACGGACGCCGCTGCGTTTATAGTCGACCACATCGGGGACAGTCCGAGCGGTGTGACGTACATTCCGGAGCTCGATACGATCCGTATCGAGGACCTGGCGGAGGTAATGACAGAGATATATGCCGACCATGCGCCAGAGTCCGGGAGAGTCAACGTCGAGAAGACCGGTCGGCGTCCCGGTGAACGACTGCACGAGATTCTGGTGAGCCAGGACGAAGCTCACAGAACTGTCCGCAGCAACGGCGAATACGTGGTCCATCCGCCGGCCTCGGATGCCGGGCCGGAGGTTGCCGACGAGACTCGCGAGCAGCTGATGGACGGCCTGTCCTCGAATAAGCCGACTCCGCTCGGTCACGAGGAGATCCGGCAGCTGCTCCAGGAGACCGAGAACATCGAATCGGCCAACACGAGCACGACTACGCGGCTATCGGCCGTCCCCCAGCATGACTGA
- a CDS encoding DegT/DnrJ/EryC1/StrS family aminotransferase, whose protein sequence is MTEGSVDPVPLFRIDWTAEEVGNAVDSITRGSYWANGPYVDEFESLLAETMGVEHAVVFNSGTSALVGALEGCDIGPGDEVIVPSFTFIATANAVEAVGATPVFAEIDRDRYALDPDDVADRITDSTAAIMPIHYAGIPCRIEALRELARDHDLTLIEDAAEAQGATVNGAPVGTAGDAGVLSFCQNKVITTGEGGAVVTDDDELAARLEQFRSHGRVSGEYFDSADTGEYVSLGFNLRMPDVVAGIGVAQIERIDDIVARRREVATDLNDRLATLDHVHPPAEPPDGRNVYQLYTVRFDPAIDRDRVIDELAERGIASKVYFDPVHLTQYYRDQYGYTAGELPRTEAISEQVLSLPMHPSLSRHERDRIVTALEEALDACGR, encoded by the coding sequence ATGACTGAGGGGTCGGTCGACCCCGTCCCGCTGTTCCGTATCGACTGGACCGCCGAGGAGGTCGGTAACGCGGTCGATTCGATCACGCGGGGCAGCTACTGGGCGAACGGCCCGTACGTCGACGAGTTCGAATCGCTGCTGGCCGAGACGATGGGCGTCGAGCACGCTGTCGTGTTCAACTCGGGGACCAGCGCGCTCGTCGGCGCGCTGGAGGGGTGTGATATCGGCCCCGGCGACGAGGTCATCGTCCCGTCGTTTACGTTTATCGCGACCGCCAACGCCGTCGAGGCGGTCGGTGCGACGCCGGTGTTCGCGGAGATAGACCGGGACCGGTACGCACTCGACCCCGACGACGTTGCCGACCGCATCACGGACTCGACGGCCGCGATCATGCCGATACACTACGCCGGCATCCCCTGCCGTATCGAGGCGCTGCGTGAGCTGGCCAGGGACCACGACCTCACCCTCATCGAGGACGCGGCCGAGGCACAGGGCGCAACAGTGAACGGAGCCCCGGTCGGCACCGCCGGCGACGCGGGCGTCCTGAGTTTCTGTCAGAACAAGGTCATCACGACGGGCGAGGGCGGGGCCGTCGTGACGGACGACGACGAACTGGCCGCGCGTCTCGAACAGTTCCGGTCACACGGCCGCGTGTCGGGAGAGTACTTCGACAGCGCCGACACCGGCGAGTACGTTTCGCTTGGCTTCAACCTCCGCATGCCGGACGTGGTCGCTGGCATCGGGGTCGCCCAGATAGAGCGTATCGACGACATCGTCGCGCGGCGCCGGGAGGTAGCGACGGACCTGAACGACCGCCTCGCTACCCTCGACCACGTCCACCCGCCGGCCGAACCACCCGACGGCCGGAACGTCTACCAGCTGTACACCGTTCGCTTCGACCCGGCCATCGACCGGGACAGGGTCATCGACGAGCTGGCCGAGCGGGGAATCGCTTCGAAGGTGTATTTCGACCCGGTCCATCTCACGCAGTACTACCGGGACCAGTACGGCTACACGGCGGGGGAGCTCCCCCGGACCGAGGCCATCTCCGAACAGGTGCTCTCCCTGCCGATGCATCCGTCCCTCTCGCGCCACGAGCGGGACCGCATCGTGACCGCGCTCGAAGAGGCACTGGACGCATGCGGGCGGTGA
- a CDS encoding polysaccharide deacetylase family protein yields MYHYVRGETPRPPSGYYHLDIGDFRAQLDYLRDEFTMLSEATFRRCLRGEQSPPTDGIVLTFDDGLADHHEWVLPELRERGLWGVFFVPTAPLVYGRRLPVQRIHSLVSEYPGPELLDALDEILEAADIDLLGDVRSMYEGRDTADSVRQFKHLLNRAVPDHSVSGVLDRLEGQFPAAQTDVSELYLSASQLRDLSEAGMTIGAHTVTHPVLSDLPTAAQRWEIRASRRQLSALLGEPVDLFAYPYGGAESYTDRTVELVSDAGFTGAFTTVDGDADATEFRETPLTLSRRDCANVEHGDATFSLP; encoded by the coding sequence ATGTATCACTACGTCCGGGGCGAGACGCCCCGGCCGCCGTCGGGGTACTATCACCTCGACATCGGGGATTTCCGTGCCCAGCTCGACTATCTCCGGGACGAGTTCACCATGCTCTCGGAAGCGACGTTCCGTCGCTGTCTCCGGGGGGAGCAGTCGCCCCCGACAGACGGTATCGTGTTGACCTTCGACGACGGACTCGCCGACCATCACGAGTGGGTCCTCCCCGAACTTCGCGAGCGGGGACTCTGGGGGGTGTTCTTCGTTCCCACGGCACCGCTAGTGTACGGACGCCGGCTGCCCGTCCAGCGGATTCACTCGCTCGTCAGCGAGTATCCCGGCCCCGAACTGCTGGATGCGCTGGATGAAATCCTCGAGGCGGCGGATATCGACCTTCTGGGCGACGTCCGGAGCATGTACGAGGGCCGAGATACTGCCGATAGCGTTCGCCAGTTCAAGCATCTGCTCAACCGCGCGGTCCCGGACCACTCCGTTTCCGGCGTGCTCGACCGCCTCGAAGGGCAGTTCCCGGCTGCCCAGACGGACGTCTCGGAGCTCTACCTCTCGGCGTCACAGCTGCGCGACCTCTCGGAGGCGGGCATGACTATCGGCGCACACACGGTCACGCATCCGGTGTTGTCGGACCTCCCCACCGCCGCACAGCGATGGGAGATACGGGCGTCGCGGCGACAGCTGTCGGCGCTGCTCGGGGAGCCCGTCGACCTGTTCGCGTACCCCTACGGGGGCGCGGAGTCGTACACCGACCGGACGGTCGAGCTCGTCTCCGACGCGGGATTTACCGGCGCGTTCACCACAGTCGATGGCGACGCCGATGCGACCGAGTTCCGGGAGACCCCACTGACACTCTCACGGCGGGACTGTGCGAACGTCGAGCACGGCGACGCGACGTTCTCCCTGCCGTAG
- a CDS encoding SDR family oxidoreductase: MFELDGKVALVTGGGGLIGEAVAEGLADQGATVVLTDLPDSDGSRVAQRLGDDAWFRQADVTDETAVADLFERVLDEEERLDVLANCAYPRNENYGRQYEAVDYDDWCENLLAHLGSYYLTSKAAGAVMRDQPEGGSIVNLGSIYGRQAPDFSLYEGLEMTSPVEYAAIKGGVLNLTRYLASYLGPDGVRANVVSPGGVFDGHDETFVERYEQRTVLGRMATPEDVAGAVCYLASDAASYVTGHDLVVDGGWTIQ; this comes from the coding sequence ATGTTCGAACTCGACGGAAAGGTCGCGCTGGTCACCGGTGGCGGCGGGTTGATCGGCGAAGCGGTCGCCGAGGGGCTCGCCGACCAGGGCGCGACGGTCGTGCTCACAGACCTGCCAGACAGCGACGGTAGCCGCGTGGCACAACGACTCGGCGACGACGCGTGGTTCCGCCAGGCGGACGTGACCGACGAGACGGCCGTCGCGGACCTCTTCGAGCGCGTCCTCGACGAAGAAGAGCGCCTCGACGTCCTCGCCAACTGCGCCTATCCACGGAACGAGAACTACGGCCGCCAGTACGAGGCCGTCGACTACGACGACTGGTGTGAGAATCTCCTCGCGCATCTGGGCAGCTACTATCTCACCTCGAAAGCGGCCGGCGCTGTAATGCGCGACCAGCCCGAGGGCGGGAGCATCGTCAACCTGGGCTCGATCTACGGCCGGCAAGCGCCCGACTTCTCGCTGTACGAGGGCCTGGAGATGACAAGCCCGGTGGAGTACGCGGCTATCAAGGGTGGCGTGTTGAATCTCACTCGCTACCTCGCGTCGTATCTGGGCCCCGACGGCGTCCGGGCGAACGTCGTCAGCCCCGGCGGCGTCTTCGACGGCCACGACGAGACGTTCGTCGAGCGGTACGAACAGCGGACGGTCCTCGGTCGGATGGCCACACCCGAGGACGTCGCCGGCGCGGTCTGCTATCTCGCGTCGGACGCCGCCTCGTACGTCACCGGCCACGACCTCGTCGTCGACGGCGGCTGGACGATACAGTGA